In one Acidimicrobium ferrooxidans DSM 10331 genomic region, the following are encoded:
- the pyk gene encoding pyruvate kinase, with product MREHRRTKIVASIGPASSNLGTLTAMIEAGMDVARINCSHGSTADHARSIELVRQAAARTGKTVGVLLDLAGPKLRIESLADDATQLQPGEVVQIAEEGSARHAAIHISRLGILHTVPPGATIAFADGAVRLVVDRSEDGWVEATVVQGGPLSVRKGVNFPDSYLELPALTEDDFADIAFGLEAGVDFIALSFVGSASDLEVARRQIDRAGAASRVMLVAKIERKEAIQRIGEIVAASDAVMVARGDLGVEMPVERIPLLQKQIIHLANEAGKPVITATQMLESMIEAGSPTRAEASDVANAILDGSDALMLSAETAVGAFPVEAIATMDRIARATEREVDNQALTLLTRPSPVAHSVADAIGEAATRMTRSVPVRAVVALTESGHSARVLARFRPAVAILGATPDPRAARSLTLSWGVIPHVVARTPSTELMVHEALAAAVERGLAEVGELVVIVAGIPFGVRGTTNLIKLQAVGDGFFAPAEGV from the coding sequence ATGCGCGAGCACCGGCGCACGAAGATCGTTGCGAGTATTGGTCCGGCTTCATCGAACCTCGGGACCTTGACGGCGATGATCGAGGCTGGCATGGATGTCGCGCGGATCAACTGCTCACACGGCAGCACCGCAGACCATGCCCGCTCGATCGAGCTCGTTCGTCAAGCCGCTGCTCGGACCGGCAAGACGGTCGGCGTGCTGCTCGATCTCGCCGGACCGAAGCTTCGGATCGAGTCGCTGGCCGACGACGCGACACAGCTCCAGCCCGGCGAGGTCGTCCAGATCGCCGAGGAGGGGAGCGCCCGCCACGCCGCGATTCACATCAGTCGGCTCGGCATCCTCCATACCGTGCCCCCAGGGGCGACGATCGCCTTCGCTGACGGCGCGGTCCGCCTCGTGGTCGACCGCTCGGAGGACGGCTGGGTGGAGGCCACGGTCGTCCAGGGGGGGCCACTGTCGGTCCGCAAGGGCGTGAACTTCCCGGATTCGTATCTGGAGCTGCCCGCACTCACCGAAGACGACTTCGCCGACATCGCCTTTGGGCTGGAGGCGGGCGTCGACTTCATCGCGCTGTCGTTCGTGGGCTCGGCCTCGGACCTCGAGGTTGCTCGACGCCAGATCGACCGCGCGGGCGCGGCGAGCCGCGTGATGCTCGTTGCGAAGATCGAGCGCAAGGAGGCGATCCAGCGCATCGGCGAGATCGTCGCTGCCTCGGACGCCGTGATGGTCGCCCGCGGCGATCTCGGAGTCGAGATGCCCGTCGAGCGGATCCCACTCCTGCAGAAGCAGATCATCCACCTGGCCAACGAAGCCGGCAAGCCGGTGATCACTGCGACCCAGATGCTCGAGTCGATGATCGAGGCGGGGTCGCCGACGAGGGCCGAGGCATCCGACGTCGCCAACGCGATTCTCGATGGCTCGGACGCACTGATGCTGTCGGCCGAGACGGCCGTTGGGGCCTTTCCGGTCGAGGCCATCGCCACCATGGATCGCATCGCGCGTGCGACCGAGCGCGAGGTGGACAACCAGGCGCTCACGCTGCTCACGAGGCCCTCGCCTGTGGCCCACTCCGTCGCCGATGCGATCGGAGAGGCCGCCACGCGGATGACTCGATCCGTCCCGGTGCGTGCGGTGGTGGCCCTCACCGAGTCGGGACACAGTGCTCGGGTGCTGGCGCGCTTCCGTCCAGCGGTGGCGATCCTCGGCGCGACCCCCGATCCGCGCGCTGCGCGGTCGCTGACACTGAGCTGGGGTGTCATCCCGCACGTCGTGGCGAGGACGCCGTCGACCGAGCTGATGGTGCACGAGGCGCTCGCGGCGGCTGTCGAGC
- a CDS encoding DMT family transporter: protein MRSPARGRASWAVVGVTAIWGVTFPLNERALGSLGPVELTFGRFSVAALVLWVLALARGHRIDRRSVVAGLASGLALFGGYLTQIEGQRYVSPTIAGFLTGLSVVVVPIFVMALGRRPSARQLVGIVLAALALVVLSAPRGHASFVGIGLELACAGFFGAQIVVLEELGSPGDAMVTAALQMTTIAAATVVAAPLVGAGLVPTHLTPIAVTAIVYDGVLASALAFVVQAWALAHADSVQISVIYAAEPLFAALASLAFGYASLGLPVVVGGLLALAAMVLASVPPAAARSSDPTG from the coding sequence GTGAGGAGTCCGGCAAGGGGCCGTGCCTCGTGGGCCGTCGTGGGGGTCACGGCGATCTGGGGAGTCACCTTTCCGCTGAACGAGCGCGCACTCGGGAGTCTCGGCCCGGTCGAGCTCACCTTCGGACGCTTCAGCGTCGCGGCGCTCGTGCTGTGGGTGCTGGCGCTCGCACGGGGCCATCGCATCGATCGACGGAGCGTCGTTGCCGGCCTGGCGAGCGGCCTCGCGCTCTTTGGCGGCTACCTCACTCAGATCGAGGGTCAACGCTACGTGTCACCGACCATCGCGGGGTTTCTGACGGGCTTGTCGGTGGTGGTTGTGCCGATCTTCGTGATGGCGCTCGGTCGACGTCCGAGCGCTCGTCAGCTCGTCGGTATCGTCCTCGCGGCCCTCGCCCTCGTGGTGCTCTCGGCCCCACGAGGGCATGCGTCGTTCGTCGGGATCGGCCTCGAACTCGCGTGCGCCGGCTTCTTCGGGGCTCAGATCGTCGTGCTCGAGGAGCTCGGGTCTCCCGGTGATGCGATGGTGACAGCGGCACTGCAGATGACGACGATCGCGGCCGCGACCGTGGTCGCGGCACCGCTCGTGGGTGCGGGTCTCGTGCCGACGCACCTCACGCCGATCGCGGTGACGGCCATCGTCTACGATGGGGTGCTCGCGAGCGCACTCGCCTTCGTGGTCCAAGCCTGGGCGCTCGCTCACGCCGACAGCGTGCAGATCTCCGTGATCTATGCGGCCGAACCGCTGTTCGCCGCGCTCGCGTCGCTGGCCTTCGGGTATGCATCCCTGGGCCTACCGGTGGTGGTCGGTGGACTTCTCGCGCTCGCTGCGATGGTCCTGGCATCCGTTCCGCCGGCCGCAGCACGGTCGTCCGACCCCACCGGCTAG
- a CDS encoding phosphate-starvation-inducible PsiE family protein: MALEQHSPRLTRPLVLAESVAYLLIGLVLVVMSAETLWQLARAVFVDVSLNGDVTAQLVGALNDALFVIILLELLSSVISHLRKGGLQLRPFLVIGIVSSVRRILVLGAQLSISRTHGAQTRSSLEELALDAGVVLILTAALWLSRVRPQRRRARRVRASWQRPPRRDA, translated from the coding sequence ATGGCCCTCGAGCAGCACAGTCCTCGCCTCACCCGACCACTCGTCCTCGCCGAGTCGGTCGCCTACCTCCTGATCGGCCTCGTCCTCGTCGTCATGAGCGCCGAGACGCTGTGGCAACTCGCGCGCGCCGTGTTCGTCGACGTCTCGCTCAACGGCGACGTCACCGCCCAGCTCGTCGGCGCCCTGAACGACGCGCTCTTCGTCATCATTCTGCTCGAGCTGCTCTCGAGTGTGATCAGCCACCTTCGCAAGGGAGGTCTGCAGCTTCGCCCCTTCCTCGTGATCGGCATCGTGTCATCCGTACGGCGTATCTTGGTCCTCGGCGCGCAGCTCTCGATCTCCCGAACCCATGGCGCGCAGACCCGCTCGAGCCTCGAGGAGCTTGCCCTCGACGCAGGGGTCGTCTTGATCCTGACCGCGGCTCTGTGGCTCAGTCGAGTTCGTCCGCAGCGCCGACGGGCTCGACGAGTACGGGCTTCCTGGCAGCGCCCACCTCGTCGAGACGCCTGA
- the gcvPB gene encoding aminomethyl-transferring glycine dehydrogenase subunit GcvPB — translation MSVRGRRADTLRHSAIPEASLEELGPWLRREPAALPEVSERDLVAHYTRLASRNYSVDLGAYPLGSCTMKYNPKFADEVAALPGLAGVHPDTPERAVQGWLELLAELEAAICEITGMAAATLQPPAGAAGELTGLLIMGAYHRASGRDPRRIIIPDSAHGTNPASVTLAGYEAVTVRSDARGLVSLDDLRRVLDDSVAGIMLTNPNTLGLFERDVAEILRLVHEVGALAYYDGANLNAIVGVARPGDMGFDIVHSNLHKTFATPHGGGGPGAGPVAVTSALEAFLPGPLPRPGATGQLEWWTPPSSIGNVHAFHGNALVLARAWAFMRYHGPDGLRRMSEVAVLNARWLQQRLQPVLPAAFDEPCMHEFVASAKEFRSEAGVRASDIAKGLLEFGFHAPTVYFPLIVDEALMIEPTETESPETLEALAQAFERLVEIARTTPAELAEAPRTTPVRRLDEVGAARKPVLVEPVGAADELD, via the coding sequence TTGTCGGTCCGGGGCCGCCGAGCCGACACGCTGCGTCACAGTGCGATCCCGGAGGCGTCGCTCGAGGAGCTCGGTCCGTGGCTCCGTCGCGAGCCGGCCGCGCTCCCTGAGGTATCGGAGCGTGACCTCGTCGCCCACTACACGAGACTGGCCTCTCGCAACTACTCGGTCGACCTGGGGGCCTATCCGTTGGGGTCGTGCACGATGAAGTACAACCCGAAGTTCGCCGACGAGGTCGCGGCCCTCCCAGGGCTCGCCGGGGTGCACCCTGACACACCCGAGCGTGCCGTCCAGGGTTGGTTGGAACTGCTCGCCGAGCTCGAGGCTGCGATTTGCGAGATCACCGGCATGGCGGCGGCGACCCTGCAGCCACCGGCGGGTGCCGCCGGTGAGCTCACTGGTCTGCTGATCATGGGCGCCTACCACCGGGCTTCGGGGCGAGACCCCCGACGGATCATCATCCCCGACTCGGCGCACGGGACGAATCCGGCCTCGGTGACCTTGGCCGGCTACGAGGCCGTGACGGTTCGCTCCGATGCGCGAGGCTTGGTCTCGCTCGACGACCTGCGACGCGTGCTCGACGACTCCGTCGCCGGCATCATGTTGACCAACCCGAACACGCTGGGGCTGTTCGAGCGTGACGTCGCCGAGATCTTGCGGCTCGTGCACGAGGTCGGCGCGCTCGCCTACTACGACGGCGCCAATCTGAACGCGATCGTCGGTGTCGCGCGACCCGGAGACATGGGTTTCGACATCGTGCACTCCAACCTCCACAAGACCTTCGCCACCCCGCACGGCGGCGGTGGTCCTGGGGCGGGTCCCGTCGCGGTGACGAGCGCCCTCGAGGCGTTCCTGCCTGGTCCGCTGCCTCGCCCTGGCGCAACGGGGCAGCTCGAGTGGTGGACGCCACCGTCGTCCATCGGCAACGTGCACGCGTTCCACGGCAACGCACTGGTGCTCGCTCGTGCCTGGGCCTTCATGCGCTACCACGGCCCGGATGGCCTCCGTCGCATGAGTGAAGTCGCCGTCTTGAACGCCAGGTGGCTCCAGCAGCGCCTTCAGCCCGTGTTGCCCGCGGCTTTCGACGAGCCGTGCATGCACGAGTTCGTGGCGAGCGCCAAGGAGTTTCGCAGCGAGGCCGGCGTGCGTGCCTCCGACATCGCCAAGGGTCTGCTCGAGTTCGGGTTCCACGCCCCGACCGTCTACTTTCCGCTCATCGTCGACGAGGCGCTCATGATCGAGCCGACCGAAACCGAGTCTCCGGAGACGCTCGAGGCGCTCGCGCAGGCGTTCGAGCGGCTCGTCGAGATCGCGCGGACGACGCCGGCCGAGCTCGCCGAGGCGCCCCGGACGACGCCGGTCAGGCGTCTCGACGAGGTGGGCGCTGCCAGGAAGCCCGTACTCGTCGAGCCCGTCGGCGCTGCGGACGAACTCGACTGA
- the gcvPA gene encoding aminomethyl-transferring glycine dehydrogenase subunit GcvPA, whose translation MIIEEVVVGSFVPHTEAQIERMLAEVGLASLEELYASIPASLRLGRPLELPPALAEVEVLEEAERRSRRNAGARRDLVVFAGGGAYDHDVPSAVRALALQSAFVTAYTPYQPEVSQGVLQALFEFQTSIARLFGMDLANASLYDGAAAVVEAVNLAVGATKRNRIVVSQGIHPRYRGALATLGRGRGLELVSVGLRDDLATDLAAVDAEASALVIGYPNALGRVEDLREARRVADAMEALLVVVADPVACALLEPPGSFGADVVVAEGQSLGIPLSFGGPYLGLFATRSELVRLVPGRLVGQTVDVEGRRGFVTTLRTREQDIRRERATSNVCTNQTLLAIWAGVYLAWRGKQGMVELARSCYNAAHYLADRLEAAGLSVLGRPFVREFVVDLEVEARPVRERLLEDGWLAGVLVPEEPTWLVLTATEARTREEIDAFVDRIAKEVR comes from the coding sequence GTGATCATTGAGGAGGTGGTCGTGGGGAGTTTCGTACCGCACACCGAGGCGCAGATCGAGCGCATGCTGGCCGAGGTGGGGTTGGCGTCGCTCGAGGAGCTCTACGCATCGATCCCCGCGTCGCTCCGCTTGGGGCGACCGCTGGAACTACCCCCGGCCCTGGCCGAGGTCGAGGTGCTCGAGGAGGCGGAACGGCGCTCGCGCCGGAACGCTGGCGCTCGACGCGACCTCGTGGTGTTCGCCGGCGGCGGGGCCTACGACCACGACGTGCCGAGTGCCGTGCGAGCGCTCGCGCTCCAGAGTGCCTTCGTGACGGCCTACACCCCGTACCAGCCGGAGGTCTCTCAGGGAGTGCTCCAAGCGCTGTTCGAGTTCCAGACCTCGATTGCGCGCCTCTTCGGCATGGACCTCGCCAACGCCTCGCTCTACGATGGCGCCGCTGCGGTGGTCGAGGCCGTCAACCTCGCGGTCGGGGCCACCAAGCGGAACCGTATCGTCGTGTCGCAGGGCATTCATCCCCGCTATCGGGGCGCACTGGCCACCTTGGGCCGCGGGCGAGGACTCGAGCTCGTCAGCGTGGGTCTCCGTGACGATCTGGCGACCGACCTCGCAGCGGTCGACGCCGAGGCTTCGGCGCTCGTCATCGGCTATCCGAACGCGCTCGGGCGGGTGGAGGACCTGCGGGAGGCGCGTCGGGTCGCCGACGCCATGGAGGCACTCCTGGTGGTCGTTGCCGACCCCGTCGCGTGCGCCTTGCTCGAGCCGCCGGGCAGCTTCGGCGCCGACGTCGTGGTCGCCGAGGGACAGAGCCTCGGCATCCCGCTCTCGTTCGGCGGGCCCTACCTCGGGCTGTTTGCCACCCGGAGCGAGCTGGTGCGGCTCGTGCCGGGCCGCCTCGTCGGTCAGACGGTCGACGTCGAGGGTCGGCGCGGCTTCGTGACCACGTTGCGCACCCGCGAGCAGGATATCCGGCGTGAGAGGGCGACGTCCAACGTGTGCACGAACCAGACGCTGCTCGCGATCTGGGCGGGCGTCTACCTGGCGTGGCGCGGCAAGCAAGGCATGGTCGAGCTCGCCCGCTCGTGCTACAACGCCGCGCACTACCTCGCTGACCGACTCGAGGCCGCGGGACTCTCGGTGCTCGGCCGGCCGTTCGTTCGTGAGTTCGTCGTCGATCTCGAGGTGGAGGCGCGGCCGGTCCGCGAGCGGCTCCTCGAGGATGGTTGGCTGGCCGGTGTCCTGGTCCCCGAGGAGCCGACCTGGCTCGTGCTCACCGCGACGGAGGCACGGACTCGAGAGGAGATCGACGCGTTCGTCGATCGGATCGCAAAGGAGGTCCGCTAG
- the gcvT gene encoding glycine cleavage system aminomethyltransferase GcvT: protein MPERTALYDLHRDLGARFTLFGGWEMPVSYPSGTIAEHLAVRTGVGVFDVSHLGTVVVEGPDAFDRLQATLTNDLRKIGPQRAQYTHLLDVDGSVLDDIIVWWVDRERFHVMPNAANTENVTAALGGRDITRSRCILALQGPGAAALLGPLLEGAEPPARNRIVTGRIGDIEVRVAGTGYTGGPGVELEVAPDDAVALMERLLERGAVACGLGARDSLRLEAGLPLHGNELGPGLTPLNAGLGWVVAFEKGPFPGREALLAQQAAGVNPILIGVRSLTRQPPRAHDVLVDAASTAVGSISSGGYSPLAGVGIGLAYVDPEAAAGPFRAVRARGSLDLERAAVPFVDLRS from the coding sequence GTGCCCGAACGCACCGCGCTCTATGACCTCCACCGCGACCTTGGGGCTCGATTCACGCTCTTTGGTGGTTGGGAGATGCCAGTTTCCTACCCCAGCGGGACGATCGCCGAACACCTCGCGGTGCGCACCGGCGTCGGAGTGTTCGACGTCTCCCATCTCGGTACGGTCGTCGTCGAGGGACCCGACGCGTTCGACCGGCTTCAAGCGACGCTGACGAACGATCTGCGCAAGATCGGTCCGCAGCGAGCGCAGTACACGCACCTGCTCGACGTCGATGGATCGGTGCTCGACGACATCATCGTGTGGTGGGTCGATCGCGAGCGATTCCACGTGATGCCGAACGCGGCCAATACGGAGAACGTGACCGCCGCACTCGGCGGTCGTGACATCACTCGCTCGCGATGCATCCTCGCGCTCCAGGGGCCTGGTGCTGCGGCCCTGCTCGGCCCTCTCCTCGAGGGAGCAGAGCCGCCGGCGCGCAATCGCATCGTGACAGGCCGCATCGGCGACATCGAGGTGCGGGTCGCGGGCACGGGCTACACAGGTGGCCCAGGCGTGGAGCTCGAGGTCGCCCCTGACGATGCGGTGGCGTTGATGGAACGGCTGCTCGAGCGAGGGGCCGTCGCCTGCGGGTTGGGTGCGCGCGACTCGCTGCGGCTCGAGGCTGGCCTGCCGCTGCACGGCAACGAGCTCGGACCTGGCCTCACGCCGCTGAACGCGGGCCTCGGCTGGGTCGTCGCGTTTGAGAAGGGGCCCTTCCCTGGTCGTGAGGCGTTGCTCGCCCAGCAGGCCGCGGGTGTCAACCCGATTCTGATCGGCGTTCGCTCGCTGACGAGACAGCCTCCACGCGCCCACGACGTCCTCGTCGATGCCGCCTCGACGGCCGTCGGCTCGATTTCGTCGGGTGGGTACTCGCCGCTCGCGGGCGTCGGCATCGGCCTCGCCTACGTCGACCCGGAGGCCGCGGCAGGGCCGTTCCGGGCGGTTCGTGCTCGCGGGTCGTTGGACCTCGAGCGTGCAGCCGTCCCGTTCGTCGACCTGCGTTCGTGA
- a CDS encoding CDP-alcohol phosphatidyltransferase family protein: MPRSLRRAVPTLITLARAALLIPFWRLAVDEHRTGAAAVVAVTIGATDFLDGYSARHLDAVTTVGKVLDPTLDRVALLVSWLVALEEHLLPTWLLWLILLREVAVSAVTLTSLVRTHRRQDVVFVGKAGTFGLLAAFPLALIARATRLDILAKGATLIATVALALLTVALMRYATQLRDDLDRLSREAPPAS; the protein is encoded by the coding sequence ATGCCTCGCTCGCTGCGGCGCGCCGTTCCCACTCTGATCACGCTCGCACGAGCGGCGTTGTTGATCCCGTTCTGGCGTCTCGCCGTCGACGAGCACCGCACGGGAGCCGCCGCCGTCGTCGCCGTCACCATCGGGGCGACCGACTTCCTCGACGGCTACAGCGCTCGTCACCTCGACGCCGTCACCACCGTCGGCAAGGTGCTCGATCCCACGCTCGACCGAGTCGCACTGCTGGTGAGCTGGCTCGTCGCACTCGAGGAGCACCTCTTGCCGACCTGGTTGCTGTGGTTGATCCTGCTTCGGGAGGTCGCCGTCAGCGCCGTCACGCTCACGTCGCTCGTGCGCACGCATCGACGCCAAGACGTCGTCTTCGTCGGCAAGGCGGGTACCTTCGGCCTCCTCGCTGCCTTCCCGCTGGCGCTGATTGCGCGCGCCACACGCCTCGACATCTTGGCCAAGGGAGCCACCCTCATCGCCACCGTCGCCCTCGCACTCCTCACCGTTGCCCTGATGCGCTACGCCACCCAGCTCCGAGACGACCTCGATAGGCTGTCGCGCGAAGCACCACCTGCTTCGTAA
- a CDS encoding sugar phosphate nucleotidyltransferase, whose amino-acid sequence MQAVIIAGGEGTRLRPLTSTTPKPLLPVANRPMIARVVDLLVANGIDDIIVTVAYLGSAIRTYLGDGTDWGARIRYLQEESPLGTAGAVRNARHLLEDTFIVLSGDVVTTVDLEAARRFHHERGASATMVLTTVPDPTEFGVVATEDSGAVTRLIEKPSWGEVFTDTVNTGVYILEPSVLDRIPANRAVDFSEEVFPQILDDRGALFGYVADGYWADVGTFSGFHQTHHDVLDGRAGIAPSGFELAPGVYVGDRSTIDPSALLEAPCIVGNDVRIGPGSRLGPYTVVGHGVRVGSDVHLDGTIVFDHAWIADGARLGRAIVGRGVDIRRRVNVHDGAVLADGVLVGRDAVVRADIRVYPGKTVDPLATVANSIVWESGASRTVFGPLGISGLANVDINPEMATRIAMALASQLPPNGAVLAARDTSRAARIIKRAMMVGFNAVGLDVWDLEATTTPVLRHAVAATDAVAGVRVALDADDPQALTIELLGAEGADLVATERRKVERALEREEFRRVSASEIGDLVMVSHATDRWKAAVTALLDIERIRERAFKLVLDYSYGVVASSLPQAIASFHADVLATHAYPSTARLIRLRLEEQIAELGRLVRGAKADLGAIVNAGGERLLLTDARGRVVPIAGIATILAEHLVATGKVRRLVASAAVASSVADTARALGIEFAWCGLSRADLAAAVADAPGTLAIGHSGLVFYSGCASSSDAAVTLGLILEALATTGTDLAHVIDRTPAETTVAEAVPVPYAVLGATMRGLRTFAEEQGPVELVATDGLRAQFQDRFWLLSPDPQEPVVTVIVGAADPEVAKDDLAVLRTAVAARRDEATQGRKGSNSNGSLPPSTSARG is encoded by the coding sequence GTGCAGGCTGTCATCATCGCCGGAGGCGAGGGAACCCGCCTTCGGCCCCTCACCTCGACCACTCCGAAGCCGCTGCTCCCGGTCGCGAACCGGCCCATGATCGCCCGCGTCGTCGACCTCCTCGTCGCCAATGGCATTGACGACATCATCGTCACCGTGGCCTACCTGGGCTCGGCCATTCGCACCTATCTCGGCGACGGCACCGACTGGGGAGCGCGTATCCGCTACCTCCAGGAGGAGTCGCCGCTCGGGACCGCAGGCGCGGTCCGCAACGCCAGACACCTCCTCGAGGACACCTTCATCGTGCTCTCTGGCGACGTCGTGACGACCGTGGATCTCGAGGCCGCGCGACGCTTCCACCACGAACGGGGCGCCAGTGCGACCATGGTCCTCACCACCGTCCCCGATCCCACCGAGTTCGGCGTCGTCGCGACCGAAGACAGCGGAGCGGTCACCAGGCTCATCGAGAAGCCGTCGTGGGGCGAGGTCTTCACGGACACGGTGAACACCGGCGTCTACATCCTCGAACCGTCCGTCCTCGATCGCATCCCCGCCAACCGTGCGGTGGACTTCTCCGAGGAGGTGTTCCCGCAGATCCTCGACGACCGCGGAGCGCTGTTTGGCTACGTGGCCGACGGCTATTGGGCCGACGTCGGCACCTTCTCGGGATTTCACCAGACCCACCACGACGTGCTCGACGGGCGTGCCGGCATCGCTCCCTCGGGCTTCGAACTGGCTCCCGGCGTCTACGTCGGTGACCGCTCGACGATCGACCCCTCGGCACTCTTGGAGGCGCCGTGCATCGTCGGCAACGACGTTCGCATCGGCCCCGGGTCGAGGCTCGGCCCCTACACCGTGGTTGGCCACGGCGTGCGGGTGGGGTCCGACGTCCATCTTGACGGCACCATCGTCTTCGACCACGCATGGATCGCCGACGGGGCACGTCTCGGCCGCGCGATCGTCGGCCGCGGCGTCGACATCCGCCGCCGGGTCAACGTACACGATGGCGCAGTGCTCGCCGACGGCGTCCTCGTCGGACGCGACGCGGTGGTGCGAGCCGACATTCGGGTGTATCCGGGCAAAACGGTCGATCCGCTCGCCACGGTCGCCAACTCCATCGTCTGGGAGAGTGGCGCGAGTCGGACGGTGTTCGGGCCGCTCGGCATCTCCGGCCTCGCCAACGTCGACATCAACCCAGAGATGGCGACACGGATCGCGATGGCGCTCGCATCGCAGCTCCCCCCCAACGGCGCAGTCCTCGCGGCACGCGACACCTCACGGGCCGCACGCATCATCAAGCGCGCGATGATGGTCGGGTTCAACGCCGTCGGGCTCGACGTCTGGGACCTCGAGGCAACGACCACCCCGGTCCTCCGTCACGCCGTGGCCGCCACCGATGCGGTCGCCGGGGTACGAGTCGCCCTCGACGCCGACGATCCCCAAGCCCTGACCATCGAGCTCCTCGGGGCCGAAGGCGCCGACCTCGTCGCGACCGAGCGACGCAAGGTGGAGCGCGCGCTCGAGCGCGAGGAGTTTCGCAGGGTCTCCGCGAGCGAGATCGGCGATCTCGTCATGGTCTCCCACGCGACCGACCGATGGAAGGCAGCGGTGACCGCCCTGCTCGACATCGAGCGGATTCGGGAGCGCGCCTTCAAGCTGGTCCTCGACTACTCGTACGGCGTCGTGGCGTCGAGCCTTCCGCAAGCGATCGCGTCGTTCCACGCGGACGTTCTCGCCACCCACGCCTACCCCTCGACCGCACGCCTCATACGACTTCGACTGGAGGAGCAGATCGCCGAACTCGGCCGTCTGGTTCGAGGCGCCAAGGCCGACCTCGGTGCGATCGTGAACGCCGGCGGCGAACGGCTGCTGCTCACCGATGCGCGCGGTCGCGTCGTCCCGATCGCCGGTATCGCCACCATCCTCGCCGAGCACCTGGTCGCGACCGGGAAGGTCCGGCGGCTCGTGGCGAGCGCGGCCGTCGCGAGTTCGGTCGCCGACACCGCTCGCGCCCTCGGCATCGAGTTCGCATGGTGCGGGCTCTCGCGAGCTGATCTCGCCGCCGCCGTCGCCGATGCACCAGGAACGCTCGCCATCGGCCACAGCGGCCTCGTGTTCTACTCCGGATGCGCGAGCTCGTCGGACGCAGCCGTCACCCTCGGACTCATCTTGGAGGCCCTCGCCACCACCGGAACCGATCTCGCCCATGTCATCGACCGCACGCCCGCCGAGACGACGGTGGCCGAGGCGGTACCCGTCCCGTACGCGGTCCTCGGTGCGACGATGCGGGGGCTGCGCACCTTCGCCGAGGAGCAGGGGCCGGTCGAGCTCGTCGCGACCGATGGCCTTCGAGCGCAGTTCCAGGACCGATTCTGGCTCCTCTCGCCCGACCCCCAAGAACCGGTCGTGACCGTCATCGTGGGTGCGGCC